The [Bacillus] selenitireducens MLS10 genome includes a region encoding these proteins:
- a CDS encoding ABC transporter ATP-binding protein, with protein sequence MMNVGSVRRYMRYIKPYWKEIAITVVVGMLKFGIPLVIPLIMKYVIDDIIGSGQMTTAEQINELIWLMSIVLVIFIVFRPPIEYYRQYFAQWTGNKILYDIRDQLFHHLQKLSLQFYANRKSGEVISRVIHDVEQTKNFIITGMMNIWLDLFTIVVAIIIMLTMDPWLTLIAVSLMPLYGFAIKYFYSRLRMLTRERSQALAEVQGHLHERLQGMNVIRSFALEDYEQQQFQRQNNHFLNKAIDHTKWNAKTFAVVNTITDIAPVMVIGVAGLLVIQNGISVGTMVAFVAYMDRLYNPLRRLVNSSTTITQSIASMDRVFELADETYDIEDKPDAVPYRFPKGEVIFEDVAFAYQDGETLLQDMNFRVESGQTVALVGMSGGGKSTIMSLIPRFHDVTGGRILVDGRDVRDYQMRSLRDRIGMVLQDNIIFSDSVMFNIRMGRPDATDEEVYEAARAANAHDFIMNLPYGYETNIGERGVKLSGGQKQRVAIARVFLKSPEILIFDEATSSLDLESESLIQQSLFRLAENRTTFIVAHRLSTITHSDKILVIDQGRVVESGSHEELMKQQGPYYNLFQVQNLN encoded by the coding sequence ATGATGAACGTGGGCAGCGTCAGACGATACATGAGATACATAAAACCGTACTGGAAAGAGATCGCGATCACAGTGGTCGTGGGGATGTTGAAATTCGGGATTCCCCTCGTCATTCCGCTCATCATGAAGTATGTCATCGATGACATCATCGGTTCCGGTCAAATGACGACAGCAGAACAAATCAATGAACTGATCTGGCTCATGTCCATTGTGCTGGTCATTTTTATTGTGTTCCGACCGCCGATTGAATACTACCGGCAATATTTTGCCCAGTGGACGGGAAACAAGATCCTCTATGACATCCGCGATCAGCTCTTTCATCATCTGCAGAAGCTCAGTCTGCAGTTTTATGCGAACCGGAAGTCGGGAGAGGTGATCTCACGGGTCATTCACGACGTCGAACAGACGAAGAACTTCATCATCACCGGCATGATGAACATCTGGCTCGATCTTTTTACGATCGTCGTTGCCATCATTATTATGCTTACGATGGATCCGTGGCTCACGCTCATTGCCGTCTCGCTCATGCCGCTTTACGGCTTTGCGATAAAGTATTTCTATTCGCGACTCCGGATGCTCACAAGGGAGCGCTCGCAGGCGCTTGCCGAAGTACAGGGACATTTGCATGAACGGCTGCAGGGGATGAATGTCATCCGCAGCTTTGCCCTTGAGGATTACGAGCAGCAACAGTTCCAAAGACAGAACAATCATTTTCTCAATAAAGCCATTGACCATACGAAGTGGAATGCGAAGACCTTTGCCGTTGTCAACACGATTACGGATATTGCACCGGTCATGGTCATCGGGGTTGCCGGACTCCTCGTCATTCAGAACGGCATTAGCGTTGGGACGATGGTGGCGTTTGTGGCGTATATGGACCGGCTCTATAACCCGCTTCGCCGTCTCGTGAACTCATCGACGACGATCACCCAGTCGATTGCGTCCATGGACCGCGTCTTTGAGCTCGCCGACGAGACGTACGATATTGAAGACAAACCGGACGCCGTTCCGTACCGCTTTCCTAAGGGCGAAGTCATCTTTGAAGATGTGGCCTTTGCCTATCAGGACGGGGAAACGCTCTTACAGGACATGAATTTCCGCGTCGAGTCCGGACAGACCGTTGCCCTTGTCGGCATGAGCGGGGGAGGCAAGAGTACGATCATGAGCCTGATCCCGCGGTTTCATGATGTGACCGGGGGACGCATCCTCGTTGACGGTCGGGACGTCCGGGACTATCAAATGCGCTCACTGAGGGACCGGATCGGCATGGTCCTGCAGGACAACATCATCTTCAGTGATTCCGTCATGTTCAATATTCGCATGGGACGTCCGGATGCGACGGATGAAGAGGTGTACGAGGCAGCACGGGCCGCCAATGCCCATGATTTTATCATGAACCTGCCGTACGGCTATGAAACGAACATCGGAGAGCGCGGGGTGAAACTCTCAGGGGGACAGAAGCAGCGCGTCGCCATTGCCCGGGTCTTTTTGAAAAGCCCGGAGATCCTCATCTTTGATGAAGCGACAAGTTCCCTTGATCTTGAGAGCGAGAGCCTCATTCAGCAGTCTCTATTCCGACTCGCGGAAAACCGCACGACGTTTATCGTCGCCCACCGGCTTTCGACCATCACGCACTCGGACAAGATCCTCGTCATCGATCAGGGCCGGGTCGTTGAATCCGGGTCGCACGAAGAACTGATGAAGCAACAGGGACCTTACTATAACCTGTTTCAGGTGCAGAACCTGAACTGA
- the ntdP gene encoding nucleoside tri-diphosphate phosphatase, with amino-acid sequence MNFPVVGSNIEVQSYKHNGTLHRVWEETIILKGTSQEIIGGNDRILVHESDGRSWRTREPAICYFSANHWFNVIGMIRDDGMYYYCNLGTPFTYDEEALKYIDYDLDIKVFPDMTFKLLDEDEFRMHKRQMNYPPEIEVIMKKAVDELISWVGQQKGPFEPGFIEYWYERFLHYR; translated from the coding sequence GTGAATTTTCCTGTCGTAGGCAGCAATATTGAAGTACAGAGTTATAAACACAATGGTACGCTCCATCGCGTGTGGGAGGAAACCATCATTTTGAAAGGAACGTCTCAGGAGATTATCGGAGGCAACGACCGGATTCTCGTTCATGAATCAGACGGACGGTCATGGCGAACGAGAGAACCGGCAATTTGTTATTTCAGTGCCAATCACTGGTTCAATGTCATCGGCATGATTCGTGATGATGGCATGTACTATTACTGTAATCTGGGCACGCCGTTTACGTATGATGAAGAGGCACTGAAGTATATCGACTATGATTTGGATATCAAAGTGTTTCCGGATATGACGTTCAAACTGTTGGATGAAGATGAGTTCAGGATGCATAAGCGGCAGATGAACTATCCGCCGGAGATCGAAGTCATCATGAAGAAAGCAGTGGATGAACTGATTTCCTGGGTGGGTCAGCAAAAAGGCCCCTTTGAACCGGGATTTATTGAATACTGGTATGAGCGCTTTTTGCATTACCGGTAA
- a CDS encoding DUF3939 domain-containing protein produces MGFRKRKQTSATDSEEPKRQFETVTVTIEDVRRAVNRFAERSSEEIPLRTIIHTNNEIDFELLADDLGGLPDQPFYMSRETYEVFEEAELPGYIDRCQIAVDQYVLETGSEPVIPGDPSRKVNFQKLKHYLSEPPSFCPLFASV; encoded by the coding sequence ATGGGGTTTCGCAAACGAAAACAGACATCAGCGACTGACAGCGAAGAACCGAAGCGGCAATTCGAGACCGTCACCGTGACGATCGAAGATGTCCGAAGAGCCGTGAACCGATTTGCGGAACGGAGTTCTGAAGAGATCCCTTTACGCACCATCATTCATACGAATAATGAAATTGATTTTGAACTATTGGCCGATGATCTGGGCGGTTTGCCGGATCAGCCCTTCTATATGTCGAGGGAGACGTACGAGGTCTTTGAAGAAGCGGAACTGCCCGGTTATATTGACCGCTGTCAGATTGCCGTGGACCAGTATGTACTTGAAACCGGCTCGGAACCGGTTATCCCCGGCGATCCGTCCCGGAAGGTCAACTTTCAAAAACTGAAGCATTATCTGTCGGAACCCCCCTCCTTTTGCCCTTTATTTGCATCCGTCTGA